In Peromyscus leucopus breed LL Stock chromosome 16_21, UCI_PerLeu_2.1, whole genome shotgun sequence, a single genomic region encodes these proteins:
- the B3galt4 gene encoding beta-1,3-galactosyltransferase 4, producing MLLLRSLRLTMSLSLFRRLLLAVLLLVTIWTLFGPSGFGEELLSLSLASLLPAPASPGPPLALPRLLISNPQACGGPGPPPFLLILVCTAPEHLNQRNAIRGSWGAIREARGFRVQTLFLLGEPVGQHLPDLASESAAREDIVQASFQDSYRNLTLKTLSGLNWVDKYCPMARYVLKTDDDVYVNVPELVSELIQRGGPSERWQKGREPQEEPTAVHEEHRGQTVPLLYLGRLHWRVNPIRTPGSRHHVSEELWPETWGPFPPYASGTGYVLSASAVQLILRVASQAPRLPLEDVFVGVSARRGGLAPTHCVKLAGATHYPLDRCCYGKFLITSHKVDPWKMQEAWRLVSGLDEQRTEPLCSWLQGLLGILRCRFIAWLSSS from the exons ATGCTGCTGCTCCG GTCTCTGCGGCTCACCATGTCCCTCAGCCTCTTCCGGCGCCTCCTCCTGGCAGTCCTGCTACTGGTGACCATCTGgaccctctttgggccctccggCTTCGGGGAGGAGCTGCTGAGCCTATCCCTGGCGTCCCTGCTGCCAGCCCCAGCCTCACCGGGGCCGCCCCTGGCCCTGCCCCGCCTCTTGATTTCCAACCCCCAGGCCTGCGGTGGCCCCGGaccccctcccttcctgctcaTCCTGGTGTGTACGGCCCCGGAGCACCTGAACCAGAGGAACGCCATTCGGGGGTCTTGGGGCGCCATCCGCGAGGCCCGGGGTTTCAGGGTGCAGACGCTCTTCCTCCTGGGAGAGCCTGTCGGACAGCACCTCCCCGACCTAGCCTCGGAGTCGGCAGCGCGGGAGGACATCGTGCAGGCCTCCTTTCAGGATTCCTACCGCAACCTCACCCTCAAGACCCTCAGCGGGCTGAACTGGGTGGATAAATATTGTCCTATGGCCCGCTACGTTCTCAAGACGGACGACGACGTGTATGTCAATGTCCCAGAGCTGGTGTCAGAGCTGATCCAGAGAGGGGGCCCTTCAGAGCGATGGCAGAAGGGCAGGGAGCCACAGGAAGAGCCCACAGCTGTCCACGAGgagcacagaggccagacagtccCGCTTCTGTATCTAGGCCGACTGCACTGGAGGGTGAACCCCATCCGGACACCAGGCTCCCGGCACCATGTGTCAGAAGAGCTGTGGCCTGAAACCTGGGGTCCTTTCCCACCTTATGCCTCGGGCACAGGGTACGTGCTGTCCGCCTCTGCTGTGCAGCTCATTCTGAGGGTGGCCAGCCAGGCGCCGCGTCTACCTCTAGAGGACGTCTTTGTGGGAGTGAGTGCAAGGCGAGGAGGCCTTGCCCCCACACACTGCGTCAAGCTGGCTGGTGCCACCCACTACCCCCTGGACAGGTGCTGTTACGGGAAATTCCTGATAACATCCCACAAGGTGGATCCCTGGAAAATGCAGGAAGCCTGGAGGCTGGTGAGCGGACTGGATGAGCAAAGGACTGAGCCCTTGTGTTCCTGGCTCCAGGGACTCCTGGGGATCTTGAGGTGCCGGTTCATAGCCTGGctcagcagcagctga
- the Wdr46 gene encoding WD repeat-containing protein 46, which translates to METVPKPGRGVPPKKGSPQARRKKPRRYWEEETTPAAAGAAPGPPGKRARTREPRPQRSQGVHGAPKSRFCKKPRTPRSAPDRKKPPRTLSGAQDPFPGPAPAPVEGARKFRRIDKSKTLPHSKPKTRSKLETAEAQEEEASVRAARAELLLAEEPGFLDGDGEDTAKILQTDIVEAVDIASAAKHFDLNLRQFGPYRLNYSRTGRHLALGGRRGHVAALDWVTKKLMCEINVMEAVRDIHFLHSEALFAVAQNRWLYIYDNQGIELHCIRRCDRVTRLEFLPFHFLLATASETGFLTYLDVSVGKIVSALNARAGRLSVMAQNPYNAVIHLGHSNGTVSLWSPAVKEPLAKILCHRGGLRAVAVDPTGMYMATSGLDHQLKIFDLRGTFQPLSARTLPQGAGHLAFSQRGLLVAGMGDVVNIWAGQGKASPPSLEQPYLTHRLSGHVHGLQFCPFEDVLGVGHGGGVTSMLVPGSAEPNFDGLENNPYRSRKQRQEWEVKALLEKVPAELICLDPRALAEVDVVTLEQQKKERIERLGYDPDAKAAFQPKAKQKGRGSTASLVKRKKKVMDQEHRDKVRQSLEQQQQQKQETAKPSGARPSALDRFVR; encoded by the exons ATGGAGACAGTCCCCAAGCCGGGTCGGGGTGTCCCACCCAAGAAGGGCAGCCCCCAGGCCCGGAGGAAG AAGCCGCGGCGGTACTGGGAGGAGGAGACCACCCCGGCCGCTGCGGGCGCCGCCCCGGGGCCGCCTGGGAAGAGGGCGAGGACGCGGGAGCCGCGGCCGCAGAGGTCCCAGGGCGTGCACGGCGCCCCGAAGTCTCGGTTCTGCAAGAAGCCCCGGACCCCGAGGAGCGCCCCAGACCGGAAGAAGCCGCCGCGGACCCTGTCTGGG GCCCAGGACCCGTTCCCGGGACCCGCCCCCGCCCCGGTGGAGGGGGCCCGCAAGTTCCGTCGCATCGACAAGTCCAAGACG CTCCCACATTCGAAGCCCAAAACCCGGAGCAAGCTTGAGACGGCTGAGGCGCAGGAGGAGGAGGCGAGCGTCAGGGCTGCCCGCGCCGAGCTGCTGCTGGCCGAGGAGCCTGG GTTTCTGGACGGAGATGGGGAGGACACGGCAAAAATCCTGCAGACGGACATCGTGGAGGCCGTGGACATCGCCAGCGCTGCCAAG CACTTTGACCTGAATCTGAGGCAATTTGGACCCTACAGACTGAACTACTCTCGCACAGGGAG ACACCTGGCGTTAGGAGGTCGTCGGGGTCACGTGGCTGCCCTGGACTGGGTGACAAAGAAGCTCATGTGTGAGATCAACGTCATGGAAGCCGTGCGGGACATCCA ctTCCTCCATTCAGAGGCTCTCTTCGCTGTCGCTCAGAACCGCTGGCTTTACATCTACGACAACCAGGGTATCGAGCTCCATTGCATCCGCCGCTGTGACCGAGTAACTCGGCTTGAGTTCCTCCCCTTCCACTTCCTCCTGGCCACCGCT tcagagacagggtttctgacCTACCTGGACGTGTCAGTGGGGAAGATCGTGAGCGCTCTGAACGCGAGGGCTGGGCGGCTCAGTGTAATGGCTCAGAACCCCTACAATGCTGTTATCCACCTCGGACACAGTAACG GCACCGTGTCTTTGTGGAGTCCAGCTGTGAAGGAGCCATTGGCAAAGATTCTGTGTCACCGTGGTGGGCTGCGGGCTGTGGCAGTGGATCCCACGGGCAT GTACATGGCCACTTCTGGCCTGGACCACCAGCTGAAGATCTTTGATTTGCGAGGGACATTCCAGCCCCTGAGTGCCCGGACCCTGCCTCAGGGAGCAGGACATCTGGCCTTTTCCCAACGGGGACTGTTAGTTGCAGGAATGGGTGATGTGGTCAACATatgggcagggcagggcaaggCCAGCCCGCCCTCCCTGGAGCAGCCCTACCTCACCCACCGACTCTCAGGCCACGTGCATGGACTCCAGTTCTGCCCCTTTGAAGAcgtgttgggggtggggcacgGTGGAGGCGTCACCAGCATGCTGGTCCCTG GGTCTGCCGAACCCAACTTTGACGGCTTGGAGAACAACCCGTACAGGAGCCGGAAGCAGCGTCAGGAGTGGGAGGTGAAGGCCCTGCTGGAAAAG GTACCCGCAGAGCTCATTTGTTTGGACCCCCGAGCCCTGGCAGAGGTGGATGTGGTCACTCTGGAGCAGCAGAAGAAGGAGCGGATAGAGAGACTG GGCTATGACCCCGATGCCAAGGCTGCCTTCCAACCCAAGGCGAAGCAGAAGGGCCGGGGCTCCACAGCGAGCCtggtgaagaggaagaagaaggtcaTGGACCAGGAGCACAGG GACAAAGTCCGCCAGAGCcttgagcagcagcagcaacagaaacaagagaCGGCCAAGCCTTCTGGAGCCCGCCCATCTGCACTGGATAGATTTGTACGATGA
- the Pfdn6 gene encoding prefoldin subunit 6, producing the protein MAELIQKKLQGEVEKYQQLQKDLSKSMSGRQKLEAQLTENNIVKEELALLDGSNVVFKLLGPVLVKQELGEARATVGKRLDYITAEIKRYESQLRDLERQSEQQRETLAQLQQEFQRAQAAKAPGKA; encoded by the exons atggcCGAGCTGATCCAGAAGAAGCTGCAGGGAGAAGTGGAGAAATACCAGCAGCTGCAGAAGG acCTGAGTAAATCCATGTcggggaggcagaagctggaggcaCAGCTAACAGAAAATAACATCGTGAAGGAG gaACTGGCCTTGCTGGATGGATCCAACGTGGTCTTTAAGCTGCTGGGACCCGTGCTCGTCAAACAGGAGCTAGGGGAGGCTCGGGCCACGGTGGGGAAGAGGCTCGACTACATCACGGCGGAGAT tAAGCGCTACGAGTCGCAGCTTCGGGACCTTGAGCGGCAGTCGGAGCAACAGAGGGAGACCCTTGCTCAACTGCAGCAGGAGTTCCAGCGCGCCCAGGCGGCAAAGGCTCCTGGGAAGGCCTGA
- the Rgl2 gene encoding ral guanine nucleotide dissociation stimulator-like 2: MLPRPLRLLLDTNPPGGVVLSSFRSRDPEEGGDPGGRAVGGGQEEEDEEEEEAPASVWDEEEDGATFTVTSRQYRPLDPLAPVPPPRSSRRLRAGTLEALVRHLLDARTSGADMTFTPALLATHRAFTSTPALFGLVTDRLEALESHPPGELERTTGVAISVLSTWLASHPEDFGSEVKGQLDRLESFLLRTGYAAREGVGGGSADLIRNLRARVDPRAPNLPKPLALPGDSPADPTDVLVFLADHLAEQLTLLDAELFLNLIPSQCLGGLWGHRDRPGHSHLCPSVRATVTQFNKVAGAVVSSVLGATSMGEGPGEVTVRPLRPPQRARLLEKWIRVAEECRLLRNFSSVYAVVSALQSSPIHRLRAAWGEAARDSLRVFSSLCQIFSEEDNYSQSRELLLQEVKLQPPGEPHSKKAPRSGSRGGGVVPYLGTFLKDLVMLDAASKDELENGYINFDKRRKEFAVLSELLRLQNECRGYDLRPDPDIQQWLQGLQPLTEAQSHRVSCEVEPPGTGDSPAARMLRPTLVISQWTEVLGSVGGPTPLVSWDRPSVGGDEAPGTPAPLLTRLAQHMKWPSVSSLDSALESTSSLHSLADPSHLSPPASSPRPSRGHRRSASCGSPLSGGTGEGASRGAGYGGGVSGPGSSDCRIIRVQMELGEDGSVYKSILVTSQDKAPSVISRVLKKNNRDSAVASEFELVQLLPGERELTIPHSANVFYAMDGASHDFLLRQRRRPSAATPGSHIGPSASGTPPSEGGGGSFPRIKATGRKIARALF; encoded by the exons ATGCTCCCGCGGCCCCTGCGGCTGCTTTTGGACACGAACCCCCCCGGGGGAGTCGTGCTGAGCAGCTTCCGGAGCCGAGACCCCGAAGAGGGTGGGGACCCAGGTGGCCGGGCCGTGGGcggggggcaggaggaagaggatgaggaagaagaagag GCTCCCGCGTCCGTCTGGGATGAGGAGGAAGACGGCGCCACCTTTACTGTCACCAGCCGCCAGTACCGGCCTCTTGACCCCTTG GCTCCCGTGCCCCCGCCTCGCTCCTCCCGACGGCTCCGCGCTGGCACTCTGGAGGCCCTGGTCAGACACCTGCTGGATGCCAGGACGTCGGGGGCTGACATGACCTTCACTCCAGCCTTGCTGGCCACCCACCGGGCCTTCACCTCCACGCCTGCCCTGTTTGGGCTTGTGACTGACAG GCTGGAAGCCCTTGAGTCGCATCCTCCTGGTGAGCTAGAGAGGACCACAGG GGTAGCCATCTCCGTACTTTCAACCTGGCTGGCCTCTCACCCTGAGGATTTTGGCTCTGAGGTCAAGGGTCAGCTTGACCGGCTTGAGAGCTTCTTGCTTCGGACAGGGTACGCAGCGCGGGAGGGTGTTGGGGGGGGCAGTGCTGACCTCATCCGAAACCTCAGGGCCCGGGTAGACCCCCGGGCCCCCAACCTTCCTAAGCCCCTGGCCCTTCCTGGCGATTCCCCTGCTGACCCCACGGATGTCCTGGTGTTCCTCGCTGACCACTTGGCCGAACAGCTGACCCTTCTAGATGCG GAGCTGTTTCTCAATCTGATCCCCTCTCAGTGTCTGGGAGGCCTGTGGGGTCACAGAGACCGGCCAGGACATTCTCATCTCTGCCCATCTGTCCGAGCTACCGTCACACAGTTCAACAAGGTGGCAGGGGCAGTAGTCAGCTCTGTCCTGGGGGCCACCTCGATGGGagaggggccaggggaggtgaCTGTGAGGCCGCTCCGACCCCCTCAGAGGGCCCGGCTCCTGGAGAAGTGGATCCGTGTGGCCGAG GAGTGCCGCCTGCTTCGGAACTTCTCCTCAGTCTACGCTGTTGTGTCGGCCCTGCAGTCCAGCCCTATCCACAGGCTTCGGGCGGCCTGGGGGGAAGCAGCCAG GGACAGCCTCAGAGTCTTTTCCAGCCTGTGCCAGATTTTCTCCGAGGAGGATAATTATTCCCAGAGCAGAGAGCTCCTCCTGCAG GAAGTGAAGCTGCAGCCCCCTGGGGAGCCACACTCCAAGAAGGCCCCAAGGTCCGGCTCCAGGGGTGGG GGTGTGGTTCCATACCTTGGGACCTTCCTGAAGGACCTGGTGATGCTGGATGCAGCCTCCAAGGATGAGCTGGAg AATGGCTACATCAATTTTGACAAGCGGAGGAAG GAGTTTGCGGTCCTTTCCGAGCTGCTGCGCCTCCAGAACGAATGTCGTGGCTACGACCTCCGACCTGACCCTGATATCCAACAGTGGCTCCAGGGCCTCCAGCCATTAACGGAAGCTCAGAG TCACCGTGTGTCCTGTGAAGTGGAACCTCCTGGTACCGGTGACTCCCCTGCTGCTAGGATGCTTCGGCCGACGCTAGTCATCTCACAGTGGACAGA AGTTCTGGGCTCTGTCGGAGGCCCCACCCCTCTTGTGTCCTGGGATCGGCCCAGTGTTGGGGGAGATGAAGCACCGGGGACCCCTGCTCCTCTGCTGACCCGGCTGGCCCAG CACATGAAGTGGCCATCCGTCTCGTCTCTGGACTCGGCCCTGGAAAGCACCTCCTCTCTGCACAGTCTGGCTGACCCTAGCCACctctcccctccagcctcctcccctaGGCCCTCTCGGGGTCACCGCCGCTCAGCCTCCTGTGGATCCCCATTGAGTGGGGGCACAGGAGAGGGGGCCTCTAGGGGTGCTGGATACGGGGGAGGGGTATCTGGACCAGGGTCCTCCGATTGCCGAATTATCCGAGTCCAGATGGAGCTGGGGGAAGACGGCAGCGTCTACAAGAGCATCTTG GTGACAAGCCAGGACAAGGCTCCAAGTGTCATTAGTCGCGTCCTTAAGAAAAACAATCGTGATTCTGCAGTGGCTTCAGAGTTTGAGCTGGTACAGCTGCTGCCGGGGGAGCGAG AGCTAACCATCCCACACTCGGCTAATGTCTTCTATGCTATGGATGGTGCATCTCACGACTTCCTCCTGCGGCAGCGCAGAAGGCCCTCCGCTGCCACACCGGGTTCCCACATCGGCCCCTCTGCCTCAGGAACTCCCCCAAGCGAGGGAGGGGGGGGCTCCTTTCCCAGGATTAAAGCCACGGGGAGGAAGATTGCGCGGGCCCTGTTCTGA